Sequence from the Deinococcus cellulosilyticus NBRC 106333 = KACC 11606 genome:
AGGCCTGCGTCTGGAAGATGCTATCGGAACAACAATGAGATTTGTGACTGGACCACACCCATCTCCAACTTTCTTGAGGAAAAGGTTCAGCTGGAATAACGACAGGAAGTCTTGGAAGCACTGGACCCAGACCGATCATTGAAATGGGAAGGACTTCTCCTCTGCCGGAGTCAGGCACACGCAGCCCGGAGGACACCCCAGTTCACCCTTCAACCCCCTGGAAGTGGGTCAGTTGTTGTAGAAACTGGTGAATTGCCCAGGGTTGTAATGCACACTGGTGGTCAGCAGGCCTTTCTTGCCCATGCTTTCCTGGTAGTACACCATGTTGAATCCTTTTTTAAGGTTCACACTGAAGGTGAAACCATTGGGGAATGCTGGGTAGGTGTTCACGATTTTGACGTAGGTGATGTCCTGGGTGGCATACACCACCTCGTTGTACTTGATGGTGCCTGCTTTTCGGTGCACTTCACCTTGCACGAGGTTCAGGTGCGCAACGTTGGTGTCGTACTGCAAAATGTGCACTGGAATGTCTTCCGGGCTGCCATAGTAGGCTTTGAAGCCGTATGCCTGGTTGGTGTCAGCGTTGATTTTGTTGGCCAGGATGGTGAGGGTGAAGGTACCGTCGGTGTTCACTTTGGTTTTGTCTGCAAAATCCCCAAGTGGAGCCATGTACCAGTACTGACGGACTTCAATACCATTCTGGTGGTACTGGGGGTCAATTTTGCTTTTGAGGGTGATGTTGTCCAGGCCCAGGAAGTTCTCTTTGGGGTTTTGCACATCAATCACCGGGAATTCTTCGATGGGTGCAGGATTGGGGGTGCTTCGACCCGTGGTTTGACAACAGGTCAGCAACAAGGGAAACAGCAGCATGGAAGCTGTGATTTGAGTGGTGTTCATGGCATAGACCTCATTCATTCGTGAAATGAGAAGACCCTCCCAGTGGGTCATTGATTGGACAGAGAGCAGCGATGGAAACAAAAACACTGAGGTTGCTGTGGTAGACGCTGTTCTGCTGACCATGGCTGGTGTTGCTGGTCATCTGTCCAGACTTCAGTGTCAAGCTCCAGAACAGCTTCTGTGTCAAACCGCTCCTGTTTGCTGTTGATTGTATGGACCCAGCCTTTCGCATGGAGAGGTCATTTCAGGAAACTCACGGCAGCCCGGATGCGCTTGTGGACTTCTGCTCGCTCTTCAGGGGACATCGGTTCAAAATCGGGATTCTCCCGGGGCAAGGCTGACAACCTGGCCAGTTCAGCGTGCAAATCAAAAGGAGCGGGTGCCCTCAGGCGCACATTTGGGTTTGCTGGAAGCGGGTGCAGGTGCGGGAGGAGGGCCAGGGATTTGTGTCTGGTCATCAGGTCACCTCTTTGATGCCGGGTGTTTCAGGATTTGGGGTCAGGGTGCACCTTTGTGGACCTTATGGGTGGTCTGGTCTTCTTGGGTTTTGTGGGAGTTCAGAGTCTTCTGAAGGACGCAGGGTCATGAGGCCATTCAAGGTGTTTTGGTGCTGGGCAGGGAAAATGGAGTGTCCTGATTCGTTGTGTCCTCCGAGTCATCCGTATAATAATACGAAATTAAATGTCGTATTATTAATGAAGTGTGAACGATTCACAAAGGAGAAATGCATGCGAACTGTTTCAAAATTGCTGGCCCTCACCCTCATTTCGACCGTTGCCCACGCCCAGACCCCACCCCTCAGCACCCAGGTGACCTTCCCCAGCGACTTCATCCAGACGCTCACCTTCAGTCCGGATGGGCGCACCCTTGCCCTGGGGGGCAAGTCGGCTTACCTGTGGGATTTGCAGGACAAACCCAGCCCAGTTCTCAACCTGAACAGTTCCGTGGGTCACGTGGGTTTTCAACCCGATGGCCGTGCTTTGCTGGTGTTGCAGAAAACAGGTGAACTTCACCGTTTGGATCTGGACACCAGCAAGGACTTGCTGCTCAACACCTGCTGCAGCACCAAAGGGGCACAATACACCCCGGACAACCGCTACCTGCTCAGCTTCTATGATAGGGCTGCTCACCTCACGGACCGGAAGACCCAGCAGGACACCGTCCTCGCCCAGAAAAGCCATTCCACCACTGCGGTGTGGGCGGTCAGTCCGGATGGCGGGCACATTGCCTACCTGAATTCGGAGGGCAAGGTGTGGTTGCAGCCCTTGCTGGACGGTTCAAAGGGACAGCTTTTCACCCAGATCCCAGCAGATGTGAGCTCTCTGACATTCAGTCCGGATGGTTTGCACCTCAGTGTGGGAACGGTGAAGGGCACCTGGGACATTCCCCTCTCCACCCTGCAACCCAGACTGGTGCACCCTGCCCTGGCGGTGAAACTTGCGTACCACCCGTCCGGGAAGGTGCTGGCGGTGATGAACACCTGGCGGGTTCACTTCCTGGACACCAGCACAGACAAAGAACTGGGAGCGCTCGGCATTTTCGACTCTGCCCTCAACAACCTGGCATTCTCCCCAGATGGTCGCTGGCTGGCCCTCGCTCCTGCCAGTCATGAGCTGAACATCTATGACACCTCCAGCTGGGGTGTGTGGGACAGCCGTTTCATGCCAGATCTGAATGTGAAGGATGCCAGCGTGTTTGTGAACGGCACGTACCGCCCTGCTGAGGCAGATGGCGGTTACCCGGTGTTCTCAGACGTTCCTGTGAACCTGCGTTTCACCAGTGCCAACATGCAGGACTTCACTGGCACCTTCACCTTCAAAGCAGGCCAGAGCCGGGTTCTGAGTGCGGACCTCAAACCCCTCAAAGGCAGCCTGATGATCACCACCGTTCCCAGAGGTGCACTGGTGTCGATCAATGGAGAAGAAAAAGGCAAGAGCCCCCTCAAATCCAGTGTGAATGCCGGTGAGGTGGAGTACACCGTGACCCTCGAGGATCACCTTCCAGTGACTGCAAAAGTGCAGGTGAATGGGAATGCCACCACAGAGCTGAATGTGAAACTCACCGAGTTGCCTGGACTCAAAATCACCAGCAAACCCAGAGGGGCGCAGGTGTACATCGGGGAAGCTCTGGTGTGTGAGGCCACGCCTTGTGTCGTCAGGAACCTCACCCCGGGGCGGGAGGACGTCACCTTGAAACTCGAAGGCTACCAGGACTGGCACGGGAAACCTGTGGTGCCGGAAGTCGGAAAAGGTGAATTGAGTGTGGATTTGAAGAGGCAATAAAAGGTCATTTTTGTGCATCTGGTTCACTCTGGACCAGGTGCTTTTTCATTGGGTGGGCGTAGAAAATCACAGAAAATGACTGAGGCAGGTGGATCTTGGCTTTCCAAGGCAGATCGGGGTGGCGATTTCCCCCGATGCTTGGAGGGCTTGTTAGGGTTGGGTTCTTTCGAGCTGCTCGATCAGAGAAGCGACTTTGCGCTGTGCAGCACGGATGTCTTTGATGCCCCTGTAGAGCCTTAGATCCTGTTGTTTGAGCAAGGTCAGTTTGTCTGTGGTGCTGGCTTGGAGGTACTTTTTGATGTCCTGCAACTTGAATCTGGCGGCTTTGAGTTCCTTGATGGTGTACAAAACCACCAGCGATTCAGGAGGGTAATGCTGTTGGATGGGGTCCCCGATCCTTTCAACGTTGAGCAATTTGAGTTTGGTGAAGTGCCGGATGGCATGCCGGGTGAAGCCTGAGGCTTCAACGAGGTCTTTGACTCTCAAGGTGTTCCTTTCTGTGTCTGTGGTTCTTGTGGAGAATATTGTCCAGTGCTGCTAATCATGGGATGGAGGGTTCTTCAGGGAAGATCGTCTGGCACGTTCATCAGTCCTCCTTTCTCGAGCCGCAGGTATTGTAGCATAATGCATCCTTTAAGGACGTTTTTGTTTTCTGCATCCTGTTGAATGATGCATGGGTGTTTGATGAACTCTTCTTGACGGTGCTTCACCAGCGGATCCGTGAAGCACGGAGGGCCACATCTCTCACCCAGCAACAAGTGGCAGACGAACTGCATCTGACCTTGCGCCACTATCAACGCCTGGAACGCTCCTCAGCCAAACGCATCACCGATCCTTCCATCGGGCTGTTGTATCGCCTGGCCAGAATTCTGAAGGTGGAGCTTTGCCACCTGGTTCGGGAACCCACACAGTTGGAACTCCAGAACATCGAAAAAAACTTCAATAAACCAGGCCGACCCCACAAAAGAAAAAAAACAAGTGTTCAAACTTGAAAAACTTGTTTTGCGTGTAAAGGCGCAAACTACCCTGAGGGATGCGGATCCGATCGCCCAGAGCCTTTAAGGGTTTAAACCTCTGTTCATGCAACAGGACCAGTACGTCCCAACTTGATCCCTTTGACAGGGGTCAGATTCCTCACCCTCTGATGCCATACCGTCAAATCTTCTGGATCAGCAACTTGCAAGCCAACCCCCAGAACTGCAAGCCGGGAATCCGATGAGACCCCTGCAGGCATTCACCAAAGTCCAGTGGCCGAAAAAGGTTAGACTGTTTACCAGACGATACCCCCACAAAGTAACCCCTGAGTTGCAAGTCTCAAAAAGCCCATCACACTTGAAACGACCATGGGTATCCTGCTGGTGTTTTGAGCGCTGGAACTGCCTTGAACATGCAGCCTTCATAACGCCATCCTTCGACCTTCAACCCAAATCCCAGACAGCATCGGAAACAGCGCTGCTGGAAATCGGTGCTGGTTCACTGATCTGCAGGCTTCAGACATCTCAACTTCTGCACCTCGGACAGCTTGATGGGGTGTGGGAGCACCTGCAAAATTGGAGCCTTTACGTTCCACGGGCCACATCCCAGGCTTTTCAGGAGCACATGTTGGAAGTGGAACTTCTTCACTCCTACCGTCTGGAAGGTGAACTTCCCAGAGGACATGAGATCCCCAGTTTGATCGCTGACCTGCTTCAAGCTGAACGTGGGTGGGACATTCAAAAGGCCCTGGTGGGGTGGCATCACCGAATCCTGCCGGGATTGGGATGGGAGTCAGCCTTCCGAACCACCCAGAATTACGTGGGGGAAACCCTGGCTTCTGGGGAGGAAGTGGTGCACTTTGTCTGCCCGAAACCGGACGATGTGCGCCCGCTGATGCGAGGCTGGTTTGAGCTTCACCACCACCTACGTGAACAGCACCTCCACCCTGTTATGGCTGCTGGGGTTCTGGGGTTCAGCCTGGTGTTCATTCATCCTTTCCTGGATGGTAATGGTCGATTGCACCGGCTCATGATGTTACACCACTTGATGCACAGTCTGCAGCCCTCGGTGCCCCTTCCGATCTCCAGGGTGATCCTCAGATGGAAAGACCTGTACCAGCAGGTGCTGGATCAACATTCCAGAGAGGTCATGGACCACACCCCGTTCCGGTTTTCCGCGACAGGTCACCTTGAGGTGCTGGGGGACACACTTCACCTGCACCAGGACATGGACCTCACGGTGCAGGTGGCCTTTTTCATGGAGGTGGTCGAGGAGGCCATCAAGGTGGACCTGCCAGAATTATGGGCGGAGTTCGTTCCCATCTATGAGCTCACCTTGCTGCTTGGGGAGGTGCTCACCTGGCCACAACGCAGGCTCAGAATGCTGGCCAGCATGCTCATCCAGGGAGGAGGAAAACTCTCCAAAACCCGAAAGAAGCGCTTCTGGGAGCTGAACAATCAACAACTCCAGGAGGTGGAAAACCGGGCCAGAGCGGTTCTGGCCCGCCTCCCAACTCAGCCTGATCAGGGTGAAATTTCAGGATGAAGGGCATTGAATTGCTGGGACAGTTGCTCAGTCTCTTCGTCCAGATATTGTTGCTGTCGCCTTTTTTCACTGCGCATGGTTTCGAGCAAGTTCCTGGTCACAGTGCACCGATGAAGAGCCAGCCGGTGTACTGTGTCTGGCAGGGTTTCTCCATGGGCCGAGCACACCAGGTACACTTTGCCGATCCAGGGGTCCTGCTGGAGGTTCAACCACTCTTGCCGAGGCAAATCCCCAGGTTGCCCATTCAGCCCTCTCGCCAGTTGGATGCGTTCCACAATGTGTTTGCAGTGCTCCAGATGTTCTTGCCAGTCCTCTGCGAATTTCTTGTACTCGGTTTCACTGATGTCCGATCCGGACTGCAGGGCAACCACCAGACCTGGGAAG
This genomic interval carries:
- a CDS encoding PEGA domain-containing protein — its product is MRTVSKLLALTLISTVAHAQTPPLSTQVTFPSDFIQTLTFSPDGRTLALGGKSAYLWDLQDKPSPVLNLNSSVGHVGFQPDGRALLVLQKTGELHRLDLDTSKDLLLNTCCSTKGAQYTPDNRYLLSFYDRAAHLTDRKTQQDTVLAQKSHSTTAVWAVSPDGGHIAYLNSEGKVWLQPLLDGSKGQLFTQIPADVSSLTFSPDGLHLSVGTVKGTWDIPLSTLQPRLVHPALAVKLAYHPSGKVLAVMNTWRVHFLDTSTDKELGALGIFDSALNNLAFSPDGRWLALAPASHELNIYDTSSWGVWDSRFMPDLNVKDASVFVNGTYRPAEADGGYPVFSDVPVNLRFTSANMQDFTGTFTFKAGQSRVLSADLKPLKGSLMITTVPRGALVSINGEEKGKSPLKSSVNAGEVEYTVTLEDHLPVTAKVQVNGNATTELNVKLTELPGLKITSKPRGAQVYIGEALVCEATPCVVRNLTPGREDVTLKLEGYQDWHGKPVVPEVGKGELSVDLKRQ
- a CDS encoding MerR family transcriptional regulator, with the protein product MRVKDLVEASGFTRHAIRHFTKLKLLNVERIGDPIQQHYPPESLVVLYTIKELKAARFKLQDIKKYLQASTTDKLTLLKQQDLRLYRGIKDIRAAQRKVASLIEQLERTQP
- a CDS encoding helix-turn-helix domain-containing protein; the protein is MFDELFLTVLHQRIREARRATSLTQQQVADELHLTLRHYQRLERSSAKRITDPSIGLLYRLARILKVELCHLVREPTQLELQNIEKNFNKPGRPHKRKKTSVQT
- a CDS encoding Fic family protein, translated to MLEVELLHSYRLEGELPRGHEIPSLIADLLQAERGWDIQKALVGWHHRILPGLGWESAFRTTQNYVGETLASGEEVVHFVCPKPDDVRPLMRGWFELHHHLREQHLHPVMAAGVLGFSLVFIHPFLDGNGRLHRLMMLHHLMHSLQPSVPLPISRVILRWKDLYQQVLDQHSREVMDHTPFRFSATGHLEVLGDTLHLHQDMDLTVQVAFFMEVVEEAIKVDLPELWAEFVPIYELTLLLGEVLTWPQRRLRMLASMLIQGGGKLSKTRKKRFWELNNQQLQEVENRARAVLARLPTQPDQGEISG